In a genomic window of Nodosilinea sp. E11:
- a CDS encoding amidohydrolase, with the protein MQTLIQSVLTLQNDALASVDVLLTGDRIHTVAPANTLPVAPHQRVIDGTDRLLLPGFVNGHTHSSQVWQRGLIPQLPLELWLANVFDSTPGQLDQFYWGAVSTAVDTLMSGGTCVMDHAYVIPGQEIETMAALVRGYKAVGIRAVIAPLIQDLPFASGFPKGCLLPQSASPRSAAELLAMMAAIVAEFHDPDNGIYIGVGPTGFHRCSDELLAGCRELSDRYQLCYHTHLLETRAQKRLAQERYGISAVQHLQNLGCLTPRTSVAHGVWIDEKDIEILASAGSTLVHNPVSNLRLGSGLAPILKCLQGGLNVAIGCDGAASNDAQNMLEAIKLGTILHTVTDSDYENWLTPEQALHMATAGGAKGVNLGDRTGTLAPGMDADLVLYNLDHPSLLPRTNSLQLLVLGRPTDVVEAAWVQGRQLVDQGRLLTVDTTALHHNLRHQPVATKESQAQHHPVESHYRDVMLNR; encoded by the coding sequence ATGCAAACTCTTATCCAGTCTGTCCTCACCCTGCAAAACGATGCTCTTGCCTCGGTTGATGTGCTGCTGACAGGCGATCGCATCCACACCGTGGCCCCTGCCAACACCCTGCCCGTCGCCCCCCACCAGCGGGTAATCGACGGCACCGACCGGCTGCTGCTGCCCGGTTTCGTCAACGGCCACACCCACTCCTCCCAGGTGTGGCAGCGAGGGCTAATTCCTCAATTGCCGCTGGAGTTGTGGCTGGCCAACGTGTTCGACTCGACGCCTGGGCAGCTCGACCAGTTTTACTGGGGCGCAGTGAGCACGGCGGTAGACACCTTGATGTCAGGGGGCACCTGCGTGATGGATCACGCCTACGTGATCCCCGGTCAAGAAATAGAGACGATGGCGGCTTTGGTGCGGGGCTACAAAGCCGTGGGCATTCGCGCTGTGATTGCGCCGCTGATTCAAGATTTGCCCTTTGCGTCGGGGTTTCCGAAGGGGTGCTTGCTACCTCAGTCAGCCTCGCCGCGATCGGCGGCGGAGTTGCTGGCGATGATGGCGGCGATCGTTGCCGAATTCCACGATCCTGACAACGGCATCTATATCGGCGTGGGGCCGACCGGGTTTCATCGGTGTTCAGACGAATTGCTGGCGGGCTGTAGGGAATTGAGCGATCGCTACCAGCTCTGCTACCACACCCACCTGCTCGAAACCCGCGCCCAGAAACGGTTAGCTCAAGAGCGCTACGGCATCAGCGCTGTGCAGCATCTGCAAAACCTCGGCTGCCTCACCCCCCGCACCTCCGTCGCCCACGGCGTCTGGATCGACGAGAAGGATATCGAAATTCTCGCCAGTGCTGGCTCCACTCTAGTCCACAACCCGGTCAGCAACCTGCGCCTGGGCAGCGGGCTGGCCCCCATTCTCAAGTGCCTACAGGGTGGGCTGAATGTGGCGATTGGCTGCGACGGGGCCGCCAGCAACGATGCTCAAAATATGCTGGAAGCGATCAAGCTGGGCACCATTCTGCACACCGTGACCGATAGTGACTACGAAAACTGGCTGACGCCGGAGCAGGCATTGCACATGGCAACGGCGGGCGGAGCTAAGGGAGTGAATTTGGGCGATCGCACCGGCACCCTGGCCCCCGGCATGGATGCCGACCTGGTACTCTACAACCTCGACCACCCCTCTCTGCTGCCCCGCACCAACTCACTTCAGCTGCTGGTACTGGGGCGACCCACCGATGTGGTGGAAGCGGCCTGGGTACAGGGGCGGCAGCTCGTCGATCAGGGCCGCTTGCTCACGGTCGACACCACCGCGCTACATCACAACCTACGCCATCAACCCGTTGCTACCAAAGAGTCCCAGGCTCAGCATCACCCGGTCGAATCTCACTATCGAGACGTAATGCTCAATCGGTAA
- a CDS encoding YchJ family protein codes for MEMTPRDSCPCGSGAGYGHCCRPYVVEDGVAPTAEALMRSRYTAYHQGNIDYLIATHHPTQRYPGQRAAILHSIAATSWLRLRVLATEAGQATDSSGVVEFVAYYADPKPGQVHERSRFTRQKGRWYYVDGDALPPLVPKRNDPCWCGSAKKYKACHGR; via the coding sequence ATGGAAATGACCCCTAGGGATTCCTGCCCCTGTGGCAGCGGAGCAGGGTATGGCCACTGCTGTCGGCCCTACGTGGTGGAAGACGGGGTAGCTCCGACGGCGGAGGCCTTGATGCGATCGCGCTATACCGCCTACCACCAAGGCAATATCGATTATTTAATTGCTACTCACCACCCCACCCAGCGCTACCCTGGCCAGCGGGCAGCAATTTTACACAGCATCGCTGCAACGAGCTGGTTAAGGCTGAGGGTACTGGCCACTGAGGCCGGGCAAGCGACCGACAGCAGTGGTGTGGTCGAATTTGTCGCCTACTACGCCGATCCCAAGCCAGGGCAGGTGCATGAGCGATCGCGCTTTACCCGGCAAAAAGGCCGCTGGTACTATGTCGATGGCGACGCTCTGCCACCGCTGGTACCGAAGCGCAACGATCCCTGCTGGTGCGGCAGCGCCAAAAAATACAAAGCCTGCCATGGCCGCTGA
- a CDS encoding DUF6439 family protein, whose translation MTPQATAQAAKPAAELSDLELAQLLAERLAIKPADWHRLNRDRRVRAKEQLAAALVFLLKNSSDEALARVEQAAGWLNHSLQAPPCPSHGDRQAH comes from the coding sequence ATGACACCCCAGGCTACAGCCCAGGCCGCCAAGCCCGCAGCTGAGCTCAGCGATCTAGAGCTGGCTCAACTGCTGGCCGAACGCCTAGCGATTAAACCCGCCGACTGGCACCGCCTCAACCGCGATCGCCGGGTGCGGGCCAAAGAGCAGCTAGCGGCAGCTCTGGTCTTTCTGCTCAAAAATAGTTCTGACGAAGCCCTAGCGCGGGTTGAGCAGGCAGCAGGGTGGCTTAACCACAGTCTGCAAGCACCCCCTTGCCCTAGCCACGGCGATCGCCAAGCCCACTGA
- a CDS encoding GDSL-type esterase/lipase family protein encodes MDIWLLAAQLLLGGAATPSAVSDHDLTKESATVAVQPQEAELDACATAIGTPEADCPRAQQVAAIATPPLSMTSVVTGWPSPAAVRTPLRPAPLTMPEHPPAPASQGRRPVTGAQLYQLRTATLAAGTLYTQVIPQRYQDQWQRSLDHPTYDQWQALLTAEAEAVARIQEERSLTVVVGDSIALWLPVDQLPPGQLWLNQSISGETTHHMLRRLHYFAATRPRAIHIMAGINDLKNGATEAEVVDNLDQMLTRLKRQHPQARLVVYSILPTRLTELPSDRIQRVNHRLAALAATQGATFIDLHPTFSDSQGQLRPELTTDGLHLSPQGYNLWRAALVSH; translated from the coding sequence ATGGATATCTGGCTATTGGCAGCTCAATTGTTACTGGGCGGAGCGGCTACCCCATCGGCAGTCTCTGACCACGATTTAACAAAAGAGTCAGCGACGGTGGCGGTTCAGCCTCAGGAGGCCGAACTAGACGCCTGTGCCACAGCGATCGGCACACCAGAGGCGGATTGCCCCAGGGCGCAGCAGGTGGCGGCGATAGCCACCCCACCCCTATCCATGACATCTGTGGTCACTGGCTGGCCCAGTCCAGCGGCGGTGAGAACGCCCCTGCGTCCTGCCCCGTTAACCATGCCTGAGCATCCCCCTGCCCCAGCCAGTCAGGGGCGCAGGCCAGTCACCGGAGCACAGCTCTACCAGTTGCGGACAGCTACCCTGGCCGCAGGCACGCTTTACACCCAGGTAATTCCCCAACGCTACCAAGACCAGTGGCAACGATCCCTAGACCATCCGACCTACGATCAGTGGCAGGCCCTGCTCACCGCAGAAGCAGAAGCGGTGGCCCGCATTCAGGAGGAGCGGTCTCTCACCGTTGTGGTGGGCGATTCGATAGCGCTGTGGCTACCCGTCGATCAGTTGCCCCCTGGCCAACTGTGGCTCAACCAAAGCATCTCGGGCGAAACGACCCATCATATGCTGCGGCGACTGCATTATTTTGCGGCCACTCGGCCTAGGGCGATCCATATTATGGCGGGCATCAATGACCTTAAGAATGGGGCCACTGAAGCCGAAGTGGTCGATAATTTGGACCAAATGCTGACTCGTCTCAAGCGGCAGCATCCCCAGGCACGGCTGGTGGTCTACTCGATTTTGCCGACCCGCCTGACAGAATTGCCGAGCGATCGCATTCAGCGAGTCAATCATCGGCTTGCCGCGCTGGCAGCCACCCAGGGAGCCACGTTTATCGATTTGCACCCCACCTTTAGCGATAGCCAGGGCCAGTTGCGCCCCGAACTCACCACAGATGGGCTGCACCTCAGCCCCCAGGGATACAACCTGTGGCGGGCTGCCCTAGTCAGCCATTGA
- the nblB gene encoding phycobilisome degradation protein NblB — protein MPITPDSVRDLLHSDDYGDRLRAVNQLRELAPAEAFELVQLAANDGNARVRYAAISQIASLGRQDVATVEPLLRRSLTEDPEPDVQAAAADTIGGLKLTSIYPELANLYYNTEEWLVKFSIVAALGELGEPQAFDLLQEALGSDNELIATAAIGALGELGDSRALPLLLDHTTHHDWQVRHRLVQALAQFSEPEAKAALQRLTEDDSDIVAGAARQHLSN, from the coding sequence ATGCCTATTACCCCTGATTCGGTTCGAGACCTGCTCCACTCCGACGACTACGGGGATCGGCTGCGGGCCGTCAATCAGCTGCGCGAACTGGCCCCAGCAGAGGCCTTTGAGCTGGTGCAGCTAGCCGCCAACGATGGCAACGCCCGAGTGCGTTATGCGGCCATCAGCCAGATCGCCAGCTTAGGCCGACAAGATGTAGCGACCGTAGAACCGCTGTTGCGGCGATCGCTCACCGAAGATCCCGAACCCGATGTTCAAGCTGCTGCCGCAGACACCATTGGGGGTCTAAAACTCACCAGCATTTATCCTGAACTGGCCAATCTTTACTACAACACCGAAGAATGGCTGGTGAAATTTAGCATTGTGGCCGCCTTAGGCGAACTGGGCGAACCGCAGGCCTTTGACCTGTTACAAGAAGCCCTAGGGTCAGACAACGAACTAATTGCCACCGCCGCCATTGGTGCCCTGGGCGAGCTGGGCGACAGTCGTGCCCTACCGCTCCTGCTTGACCACACTACCCACCATGACTGGCAGGTGCGCCACCGGTTGGTGCAGGCCCTAGCCCAATTTTCTGAACCCGAGGCTAAGGCCGCTCTGCAAAGGCTCACCGAAGACGACTCTGACATTGTGGCCGGTGCTGCCCGTCAACACTTGAGTAACTAG
- a CDS encoding ATP-binding protein produces the protein MLDLLLKNVPAVWQAEVRLGLQEALVNAAKHGNGLDPTKCISVKYTASTSALFWVIADQGRGFRYPCGCDEAKDSNCVAHPGECGRGLYILYQVFDEVAWYNGGRELHLGKVVRQSRRLPLIR, from the coding sequence GTGTTAGATCTCCTGCTAAAAAATGTCCCGGCTGTTTGGCAGGCCGAGGTTCGCCTGGGGTTGCAAGAGGCCCTAGTCAATGCAGCCAAGCACGGTAACGGCCTTGACCCCACCAAATGTATTTCAGTTAAGTATACGGCTTCGACCTCAGCCCTATTCTGGGTGATTGCTGACCAGGGCCGTGGGTTCCGGTATCCCTGTGGCTGCGACGAGGCTAAAGACAGCAATTGCGTCGCGCACCCCGGTGAGTGTGGGCGCGGGCTTTATATTCTGTATCAGGTCTTTGACGAGGTGGCCTGGTACAACGGCGGGCGAGAGCTGCATTTGGGCAAAGTGGTGCGGCAATCTCGTAGACTGCCGCTCATTCGGTAA
- a CDS encoding phospholipase D-like domain-containing protein — protein MHRLPKSPWVRWGIGFGIGLLLFVGASSQFRSKATLPTLDPLPQDPYIQAYFNQNQAATYTDPYRHITRHGDDLEQVVIDAIATAQTSIDVAVHEFALPGIAHALAAQQAAGIPVRVMVENSYSTPMAKRGNPAAIAQLDDHYQAKASDQFDFIDVNQDGVLSEAELRDRDALTILAAANIPLIDDTADGSKGSGLMHHKFMVIDGRSVVTGSANWTLSCTHGDFNDPDSRGNANSILVIDSQPLAQRFQQEFSLMWGDGPSGQPDSRFGLQKPHRPAALVSTPSSAIEVQFSPTSKTRPWAQSVNGLIAKTLGQTTHNVHLALFVFSEQAISHQLLPVANRGVAIKALIDPGFAYRSYSEGLDMLGLTLPDHNCKRDDSIPWAKPLTTVGVPALPPGDKLHHKFAVLDQNVVLVGSQNWSQAANTTNDENLLVIRNATVAAHFEREFQRLYDGAELGMTPQLQQTVAKQTAQCGG, from the coding sequence GTGCATCGACTTCCTAAATCCCCTTGGGTGCGCTGGGGGATCGGGTTTGGGATCGGACTCCTGCTGTTTGTGGGAGCCAGTAGCCAGTTTCGTAGCAAGGCTACGCTGCCCACCCTCGATCCGCTGCCGCAAGATCCCTACATTCAGGCCTACTTTAACCAAAACCAGGCGGCGACCTACACCGATCCTTACCGCCACATTACCCGCCACGGCGATGATCTAGAGCAGGTGGTGATCGATGCGATCGCCACTGCCCAAACCTCCATTGATGTCGCTGTTCACGAGTTTGCACTGCCGGGGATCGCCCACGCCCTGGCGGCCCAACAGGCGGCGGGGATACCAGTACGGGTGATGGTCGAAAACAGCTACAGTACGCCGATGGCAAAGCGGGGCAACCCGGCGGCGATCGCCCAACTCGACGATCACTACCAGGCCAAGGCCAGCGACCAGTTTGACTTTATCGATGTCAACCAGGATGGGGTACTGAGTGAGGCAGAATTGCGCGATCGCGATGCCCTGACCATTCTGGCAGCAGCCAATATTCCCTTGATTGATGACACCGCCGATGGCAGCAAAGGCAGCGGCCTGATGCACCACAAATTTATGGTGATCGATGGCCGCAGCGTAGTGACCGGCTCCGCTAACTGGACCCTGAGCTGCACCCATGGTGACTTTAACGACCCCGACAGCCGAGGCAACGCCAACAGCATTTTGGTGATTGACAGCCAACCCCTAGCCCAGCGGTTTCAGCAAGAATTTAGCCTGATGTGGGGCGACGGCCCCAGCGGCCAGCCCGACAGCCGATTTGGCCTGCAAAAACCCCATCGCCCTGCGGCCTTAGTGTCTACCCCCAGCTCAGCGATTGAAGTGCAGTTTTCACCCACCTCTAAAACCCGACCCTGGGCACAAAGCGTCAACGGGTTAATTGCCAAGACCCTAGGGCAGACGACCCACAATGTACACCTGGCACTGTTTGTATTTTCTGAGCAGGCGATTAGCCACCAACTGCTGCCCGTCGCCAACCGAGGAGTAGCGATTAAGGCTCTGATTGACCCTGGCTTTGCCTATCGCAGCTATAGCGAAGGGCTAGATATGCTGGGGCTGACCTTGCCCGACCACAACTGTAAGCGAGACGACAGCATCCCGTGGGCCAAGCCGCTGACTACGGTGGGGGTGCCTGCCTTGCCGCCGGGCGACAAGCTGCACCATAAGTTTGCCGTGCTCGATCAAAATGTTGTGCTTGTCGGCTCTCAAAACTGGAGCCAGGCCGCCAATACCACCAATGACGAAAATCTACTGGTGATTCGTAATGCCACGGTAGCTGCTCACTTTGAACGCGAGTTTCAGCGGTTGTACGACGGAGCTGAGTTGGGCATGACCCCACAACTTCAGCAGACCGTGGCCAAGCAAACAGCCCAGTGCGGCGGCTAG
- a CDS encoding DUF4268 domain-containing protein — protein sequence MPKRSAKPKLGRLEKLDPTDYWQTQADFQQWLMEPETLELVGETVGLELTLPEADTAASTDFALLAIEGDESVLIAAHLGSPTVADLGTLLAWAADAEATTVLWVGPAFAPEVCHTLDWLDQTSEVTFLGLEVELWSIGKAAMAANFIPTCGAVDSGDEAESDEANAADEAVAEMPSPPEPEPLSELQQENLDFWSGLCDRLDRQGSLVKPGSPSIEATMGFAIARAGFRLNTILDRDHGSLYTELLLSGIDAQPHFHLLAQEREAIADAIGLPLIWDGAADQACMVASALTDADLSNREYWPTYQAWFCDCLERFYEVFFDRIKRLDANGYQPLPRRRSDTVTEALILPSQTRG from the coding sequence GTGCCTAAGCGATCTGCCAAACCCAAGCTGGGACGACTGGAAAAACTCGACCCCACTGACTACTGGCAGACTCAGGCCGATTTTCAGCAGTGGTTGATGGAGCCAGAAACCCTGGAGCTGGTGGGAGAAACCGTAGGGTTGGAACTGACTCTGCCGGAAGCAGACACAGCAGCATCGACAGACTTTGCCCTACTGGCGATTGAGGGAGATGAGTCAGTGCTGATAGCTGCCCATCTGGGATCGCCTACAGTGGCAGATCTGGGCACCCTGCTGGCCTGGGCGGCAGACGCCGAAGCAACGACAGTACTTTGGGTAGGGCCAGCCTTTGCGCCGGAGGTCTGCCATACCCTCGACTGGCTAGATCAGACTAGCGAGGTCACCTTTTTGGGCCTCGAAGTAGAGCTGTGGAGTATTGGCAAAGCTGCCATGGCCGCCAACTTTATTCCGACCTGCGGCGCAGTGGACAGTGGTGACGAAGCCGAGAGCGACGAGGCCAACGCAGCCGACGAGGCTGTGGCAGAGATGCCCAGCCCACCTGAGCCTGAACCCCTGAGCGAACTACAGCAAGAAAATTTGGACTTCTGGAGCGGCCTCTGCGATCGCCTTGATCGCCAGGGCAGTCTAGTCAAACCAGGGTCGCCCTCGATCGAAGCGACGATGGGATTTGCGATCGCCCGAGCAGGCTTTCGCCTCAACACCATTCTCGATCGCGACCACGGCAGTCTCTACACCGAACTGCTGCTTTCGGGAATCGATGCCCAACCCCACTTTCACCTGCTAGCCCAGGAGCGCGAGGCGATCGCCGATGCCATTGGTCTACCCTTAATCTGGGATGGGGCGGCGGACCAAGCCTGCATGGTTGCTAGTGCCCTAACCGATGCGGATCTGAGCAACCGTGAATACTGGCCCACTTACCAAGCCTGGTTTTGCGACTGCCTAGAGCGCTTCTACGAAGTTTTCTTTGACCGCATCAAACGGCTCGATGCCAACGGTTACCAGCCGCTGCCCCGGCGACGGTCAGATACCGTGACAGAGGCATTGATTTTGCCGAGTCAGACGCGGGGGTAG
- a CDS encoding M42 family peptidase, whose translation MPHDALFNQISDMVMCHSPSGAEEEINQYLIDALAGLNVDHWRDEADNVIAKIPGQDDSRAIAITAHKDEIGTLVKSIYTDGRLSVRKLGGSFPWVYGEGVMDLLGDHQTISGILSFGSRHVSHESPQKAQQETQPVTWETAWIETKRSPQELAAAGIRPGTRVVVGKHRKLPFRLGDYIASYTLDNKASLAILLSLAERLKKPPVTIYLVASAKEEVGAVGALYFSQRHRLEALIALEICPLAPEYPIQPGDWPVLLSQDAYGLYDEGLNADLRRAATQHDLPIQMAVISGFGSDGSIAMKFGHVSRAACLSFPTHNTHGYEMAHLGAIAHCADILEHYCNDL comes from the coding sequence ATGCCCCACGACGCCCTGTTCAATCAAATTTCCGACATGGTCATGTGCCATTCCCCCAGTGGTGCGGAGGAGGAAATTAACCAATACCTAATCGATGCCCTGGCCGGCTTGAACGTAGACCACTGGCGCGACGAAGCCGACAACGTTATCGCCAAGATCCCTGGGCAGGACGACAGCCGCGCGATCGCCATTACCGCCCACAAAGACGAGATTGGCACCCTAGTCAAGAGCATCTACACCGATGGCCGCCTGTCGGTACGCAAGCTGGGCGGCTCATTTCCCTGGGTCTATGGCGAAGGGGTGATGGATTTGCTCGGGGATCATCAGACCATTAGCGGTATTTTGAGTTTTGGTTCGCGTCATGTTTCCCACGAGTCGCCCCAGAAGGCCCAGCAAGAGACCCAGCCCGTCACCTGGGAGACCGCCTGGATTGAAACCAAGCGATCGCCCCAGGAGCTAGCTGCCGCAGGCATTCGCCCCGGTACACGGGTCGTGGTGGGCAAGCACCGTAAGCTCCCTTTTCGCCTAGGCGACTACATCGCCAGCTACACCCTCGACAACAAGGCCTCCCTGGCGATTTTGCTCAGCCTGGCTGAGCGATTAAAGAAACCACCCGTAACCATCTATTTAGTCGCCTCGGCCAAAGAAGAAGTGGGAGCCGTTGGGGCGCTCTATTTTTCTCAACGCCACCGGTTAGAAGCCCTGATCGCCCTAGAAATTTGCCCCCTGGCACCGGAGTATCCCATTCAACCCGGCGATTGGCCCGTGTTGCTCAGCCAGGATGCCTATGGCCTCTACGACGAAGGGCTCAACGCTGACCTGCGGCGGGCGGCAACCCAGCACGACCTGCCCATTCAAATGGCAGTAATTAGCGGTTTTGGCAGCGACGGATCGATCGCGATGAAGTTTGGTCATGTGTCTCGGGCGGCTTGCCTGAGCTTTCCCACCCACAACACCCACGGCTATGAGATGGCCCATTTAGGTGCGATCGCCCATTGCGCCGACATTCTAGAGCACTACTGTAACGACCTGTGA
- a CDS encoding aromatic ring-hydroxylating dioxygenase subunit alpha, whose amino-acid sequence MLVTQHPVLRRFWYPVMPIADLTDGPQSFTLLGEPLVLWLTAAGKPAALRDRCCHRSAKLSMGLVQNGCVRCPYHGWEYNETGACAKVPQLDPGAAIPKTYRVESFQCVERYGYAWVCLSSDPLLPLPEIPEADGPGNRLIPQFYEPWQCSGLRVMENSFDNAHFSIVHAASFGVTDQPQPVRSELVPLDLGLKAYATVPVVNPPSQQKILNIPDSLTVREVESTWYVPFSRTLKITYPNGLMHLIFTAATPVSDRTSQIVQFCLRNDSEADASAESIIAFDRQVVNEDKLVLESTDYDTPVDLSVEQHMPSDQPGIIMRRQLAALLKAHESVQILSALVGVK is encoded by the coding sequence ATGCTCGTTACCCAACACCCCGTGCTGCGTCGCTTTTGGTACCCCGTCATGCCGATCGCCGATCTCACCGATGGCCCTCAATCATTTACCTTGCTGGGCGAACCGCTGGTGCTGTGGCTAACGGCGGCGGGGAAACCCGCTGCATTGCGCGATCGCTGCTGTCACCGCTCTGCCAAGCTCTCCATGGGCCTGGTGCAAAACGGCTGCGTGCGTTGTCCGTATCATGGCTGGGAATATAACGAAACGGGGGCCTGTGCGAAGGTGCCGCAGCTCGACCCCGGCGCAGCGATCCCCAAAACCTATCGGGTGGAATCCTTCCAGTGCGTCGAGCGCTACGGCTACGCCTGGGTCTGCCTGTCGAGCGATCCCCTGCTGCCCCTGCCCGAGATTCCTGAAGCCGATGGGCCCGGCAATCGACTGATCCCCCAGTTCTACGAGCCCTGGCAGTGCAGCGGTCTGCGGGTGATGGAAAATTCTTTTGACAATGCCCACTTCAGCATTGTCCACGCCGCATCCTTTGGGGTGACCGACCAGCCCCAGCCCGTCAGGTCAGAACTGGTGCCGCTGGACCTGGGCCTTAAAGCCTACGCCACGGTGCCAGTGGTGAATCCGCCCAGCCAGCAAAAAATTCTCAATATTCCAGACAGTCTCACCGTACGCGAGGTGGAATCGACCTGGTATGTGCCCTTTAGCCGTACCCTCAAGATCACCTACCCCAATGGGTTGATGCACCTGATCTTTACGGCGGCGACTCCGGTGAGCGATCGCACCTCCCAGATCGTGCAGTTCTGCCTTCGCAACGACAGCGAGGCCGACGCCAGCGCCGAGTCAATCATCGCCTTTGATCGCCAGGTGGTAAACGAAGACAAGCTGGTGCTCGAATCCACCGACTACGACACCCCGGTAGACCTGTCCGTGGAGCAGCACATGCCGTCGGATCAGCCGGGCATCATCATGCGGCGGCAACTGGCAGCGCTACTCAAGGCCCACGAGTCGGTTCAAATCCTGAGTGCTTTAGTGGGAGTGAAATAA
- a CDS encoding lysophospholipid acyltransferase family protein produces the protein MSDQIEPTTALQRPQPLDIARPPETVTLTPETVARVQEGVAIAQAPVVRHHIDQALAELSAIAQGTADQRVSGWLRRWAMRRLIKSFFRVRIENPEHIPTGPNVLTANHLSHLDPFLLLAFCPPHPYYYILGDARTLYNKRWKRWLISWAGGVIPLERWWKEELAVMAAADRDRDDLKPLATEIRDHVPNGSSIQQMRQIDQAVKALLARGDGIMLFPEGRLGDQEGHMHLPLKRGTVLYAMRSGVPIYPVVIVGTKTLYFRKRLTLRFGPPVEVPHQLRPKRAAIDAALADLEQAFNDLMPSDYEEPPGPKLFSHWLNHLFW, from the coding sequence ATGAGCGATCAGATTGAACCCACCACGGCCCTACAACGGCCCCAACCCTTAGACATTGCCCGGCCTCCCGAGACAGTGACCCTGACCCCTGAGACAGTGGCGCGGGTGCAAGAGGGGGTAGCGATCGCCCAAGCGCCAGTGGTGCGTCACCATATAGACCAAGCCTTGGCAGAGCTGAGCGCGATCGCCCAGGGCACCGCCGACCAGCGAGTTAGCGGCTGGCTGCGCCGCTGGGCCATGCGCCGCCTGATCAAGAGCTTTTTTCGGGTACGCATTGAGAATCCTGAGCATATTCCCACCGGCCCTAACGTCCTCACCGCCAACCACCTCAGCCATTTAGATCCATTTTTACTGCTAGCCTTTTGCCCACCCCATCCCTACTACTACATCCTCGGCGACGCCCGTACCCTCTACAACAAACGCTGGAAGCGATGGCTAATTAGCTGGGCCGGGGGCGTGATTCCCTTAGAGCGCTGGTGGAAGGAAGAACTGGCCGTCATGGCCGCCGCCGACCGCGATCGCGACGATCTCAAACCCCTGGCCACCGAGATTCGGGACCACGTGCCCAACGGCAGCTCCATTCAACAAATGCGGCAGATCGACCAGGCGGTGAAGGCTCTACTGGCCCGAGGCGATGGCATCATGCTCTTTCCCGAGGGGCGTCTAGGCGATCAGGAAGGGCACATGCATCTGCCGCTCAAGCGGGGCACGGTGCTCTACGCCATGCGATCGGGGGTGCCGATTTACCCAGTCGTCATCGTGGGCACCAAAACCCTATACTTTCGCAAACGGTTAACCCTGCGGTTTGGCCCCCCGGTAGAGGTTCCCCACCAGCTTCGGCCCAAGCGAGCAGCCATTGACGCCGCCCTAGCCGATTTAGAACAGGCCTTTAACGACCTCATGCCCTCTGACTACGAAGAGCCGCCGGGACCAAAGCTGTTTAGCCACTGGCTCAACCACCTATTTTGGTAA
- a CDS encoding nucleotidyltransferase family protein: MSTGVSQNEVLSQIRAHRLTLEAMGVKSLGLFGSVARNEADAESDVDILVEFSKPVGFFQVFDIQYFLEDLLQRSIDLGTVDSLKEHLRTPVLEDLVRVF, from the coding sequence ATGTCCACAGGCGTTAGTCAAAACGAGGTGCTTAGCCAAATTCGGGCTCATAGACTGACTCTCGAAGCGATGGGAGTAAAGTCGCTTGGGTTGTTTGGCTCTGTTGCTCGTAATGAAGCGGATGCCGAAAGTGATGTAGACATTTTGGTGGAATTTTCCAAGCCAGTAGGGTTTTTCCAGGTCTTTGACATCCAATATTTTTTAGAAGATCTGCTTCAGCGCTCCATTGATCTGGGTACGGTAGACTCTTTGAAGGAACACTTGCGAACCCCTGTTTTAGAGGATTTAGTTCGTGTCTTCTAG
- a CDS encoding CBS domain-containing protein, producing the protein MAKTVADVMTPNPISVTPDTILKDAIQLMAHNKVGGLPVLNADNDLVGILSESDLMWQTTGIEMPAYIMLLDSVIYLKNPIQYDQELHKALGQLVKDVMTDHVITITPDQSLREAAHLMHDKKVRRLPVVDANQQVVGILTRSDIVREMANSYT; encoded by the coding sequence ATGGCCAAAACCGTTGCGGATGTCATGACCCCAAACCCGATCTCGGTGACCCCAGACACCATCCTCAAAGACGCCATTCAGCTGATGGCCCATAACAAAGTCGGGGGGTTGCCGGTGCTCAACGCAGACAACGACTTGGTGGGCATTTTGTCAGAATCTGACCTGATGTGGCAGACCACCGGCATTGAGATGCCCGCCTATATCATGCTGCTCGACAGCGTGATCTACCTTAAAAACCCCATCCAGTACGACCAAGAACTGCACAAAGCCTTGGGCCAACTCGTCAAAGACGTGATGACCGACCACGTGATCACCATCACCCCCGATCAGTCTCTCCGCGAAGCCGCCCATCTTATGCACGACAAGAAAGTGCGCCGCCTACCCGTAGTCGATGCCAACCAGCAAGTCGTCGGCATCCTCACCCGCAGCGACATCGTCCGCGAGATGGCCAACAGCTATACGTAG